Below is a window of Macadamia integrifolia cultivar HAES 741 chromosome 8, SCU_Mint_v3, whole genome shotgun sequence DNA.
ACCATCACAAGCTTGAGTATAGTAATCGAACTCATCAATCCATTTGGTTCTAATTTCGATaaggatcatttttttttttttgtttttttttttttttgtaaaagatTTGGATCagccaaaattttttttttttttgtagaaatttGGATCAGCTAAATCGCGGCTTGAAGTGTGGGGATTGCCTCTCATTGGTCTCtacttgatttggaattggagGTTGGTAAATTATCTCTTTCTCATATTAGGgttttatgtatatttttatataaagaGACGTGGAAGATAAAAAAGGAGACAtgtggaagataaaaaaaaaaaaaatgagatactTAGGATACATATCCACGATTTGAAACTCCCCCCTAAAtaaaggagataaaataggttaataaaatctgaacAATTTGGAATtccttaaaaataggaaaaacaaaaaaatatgtaaaattttgaataaataaattaacagAACGTTACTTCCGTAAGGAGGTTGGACACATGGCATCTTTAAACCGTAAGATCAGTTTAAATCATATGCTCATACGAGCAGATGATCCACTCTCGTTCAAATGGACTAGTTCTTTCCATAGAGAATTAATagaagggtaatttatagtgcTACCCTCGAGAGAATAttacaattataagaacatcccctctatttcaccaaattagactcagaccccttactaTTAATCACTGTTAATGAAtaatatgaaatgacatttttgcaCTTATGAGTAAAACATCGATAAGttattcattttcattatccaaaaaatacccctctttaccattttaccatttcattctctttctctccataCCTGCAATCAAGGGTTCAGACCAGTACCGCTAGTTCCGTTGCTGACGAATATTTCTCCTTTTGTCTCCGGCGAGAAGTGCGCTTTCCATCGTTGCCATCTTTGGTGGTTGGcgagaaggtttttttttccctctatttTTCCTATTATACAGTACTACAGATTCACCGGCAAGAATGGATGATCCAGCATCTTCAAAATTCTTTTCTCAGTCTCTTGctctcaatttttctcttcaatGTCAATGCTTCTTTGTCCACCACTTTCATGGcgtaaaaacaaaattaaaagcaGGAGCAAGAACAGAAGCAGTGAAGGGCGTTCAAGTTCAGATCAAAGAGAGTACTGCCAGATTTCTTACAGAGATCTGCGTATCTGAAATTGTTGAATCTCCGTCTTCGTAGGGGAATTTTGGTTCTTTTCAAGCTTTGTTTTAGATTCTCCATTGTTTGAATCTGTTCTTCTGAAATTTCAGTGTGGGGATAGTTTAGTTACGTAGAGGCGATCTAGCGTTCTTCTCCACTTTCTCAGTTCTTTACTGCATCTTTTGGGGGGTAGCCGGGGGCTCCGGCCTCGGCGTTTATTAGCGCCCCCTACTGCACAATCCAAAAAATTTAAACCCttagattcatttttttttactaacccATACACAGATCGGGGAAGAGATGCCGACCATGACATGCTACCTAGATGCTGCGATTCCTCCTGGTTATGCTTTAGCTGGGGATGGCTCTCTTCCTGCGCCGGATATACTTTCCGGTGCACCTCCGGCGACAaacaccacccccacccccaccacctcCATCCTCGACCACTCGTCCCAACTTTGGTCTCCATCCCGGTCTACCTCTCTGTACAGGATTGATGCCTGGGGGCCACCTTACTTCTCTGTAAACTCCTCCGGCAACATTGCAGTCCATCCTTACGGTTCCGATACTCTTCCTCACCAGGAGATTGATTTCATGAAGGTTGTCAAGAAGGTTTCTGAACCGAAATCCGTCGGCATATTAGGTTTGCAGTTCCCTCTTATTGTTCGCTTTCCAGATGTCCTTAAGAGCCGCCTCGATTCTCTACAGTCAGCGTTCAATTATGCTATCCATtctcaaaaaaacaagaaagaaaaaaagacatcgGGAACCTTATTGTGAACTGTTGCATCTTCAACCCGACCTCGTCACTCTCTTCCATGATTATAAATAAGTATAACTTGAGGAGTAATATCAAGGGCTTCAATCTCGGTGGCATGTGTTGCAGTGCCGAAATAATTGCCCTCGACCTCGCCAAGGACATGccaagaaaaaggagaaagcaCCCCCAACTCCACCTCCAGAacccctcttcttttctcctctatCTCTCTGCAACAAAATTAAAAGCAGACCTTTCTTGGCATCAACTTCCCATTACTTCAGGATCTCAAATTTGATCTGGTGAGAGTTGTGACACCCTAGCGTTGGTCGCCGTCCGCCCGGTGCCGTTGCCACTGTCACTGCCAATCATCGGTGGTTCAACAATTACGATTTATGTGAAAGAAATATTACCTTAttgcaagggtatttttggtacttcGTATTTCATAAGGgcattttagtatttaaaataaaatataattactgACATCAGAAAATAagatatattccttaacagtgattgacggtagggggtctgagtctaatttggtgaaacagatgggatattcttataattatgacattctctaggggtggcgctgtaaattacccttaatatAATTACACTACTTAGTTTTGAATTTAGTTCTACCCAACAAATGAAATATGGTAATTCATTCTCCTAGTTTGCCAAGAAGGAATAATTTGGCCCTGTTTGTTTGACGGCTACCCTAAATAAGGCAAGCACCCTTAGACATAAAGCAAAGGGGGCAACCAAAAAACCATATCACGCTAGGAAATGTGAGGCCTTTACTTACTTGTATAGGGGAGCTGTCAGCCCTCATTAGAGTAAAGGTGAGTCCCTCATGGAGTTACTTGTTTTCAATTACTCAGGTTAGACTGGGAAGCAAGATATCGGTGTGTGTCACCAGGTAGGCCCAAGCTGCCCAGGGGAATCTTTAGTCGTAAGCAATGGGCAGCAATTGTCGTCTTCAGACTAGCTGCTTTAGCCTTCTTGCTTTAGAGTAGTTGCTTCTCTTTCTTGTTTTAATATCTTGTCTTACCTTGTGTTGTCAACAAGAGGAGCTATCAGGAGTTATTCGAAGGCAAGAATCACTTAATTTCGTGGGCAGCAAAAAGGAAGGCTTTTTCACAGCCACGATTAATGGGGTAATTATAAAAGGCTTGGATGGGCAAACCTATTGCCCATGTTCGTTACACCAAAACATGTATTTATATGTATCATTCAGACAAAAAAGTCCGAtttgtttgatggagaaaagtgaaaaatataaaaaaatgtgaaaaacttGTCGAGCAAGATCATTTAATGCAATAATTATTGTCAAGTGATGTGACAGTTAACTTTTCCCACCCCTTCCAAAGTCCAACCATTGTTGTCTACTCTCTCCTaccatttcctctcttttccttaGAATTCCACCTCACTTTCATTTCGTTGAtcccacaaaaaaaatacatattccattatttcatttatttctctttccttttcttgtcaATTCAACATACAACATGTGAGACTTACCTTCACAAGTTtctcacatttttttatttgtcaaACAAACGGGACTAAATCATTCTCCTCTATTTGAaataaggaattttttttaatcaaataaatattaataaataaggGCATATAGGATCCACCGTcacaaattttttattcttttttatttttcaaacatTAAGAGTCAAATCATTCTTCTCTATTTgaaataaggatttttttttaaccaaataaatattaataaataaggGGTGTttccgcccccccccccttctctctctctcttcaatccATAGGTTCTTGTAGTACTGTTCTCTCTTATGGGTGCGTTTTGGCATTGTCGGGTGTTTCTTAAAGGTGTTTAGTTTGATTTCGATTGGCTTTTCAGTTTTATTGGATCAGATAAAAAACGAAGTAATAAAATGTAGTCTACAAGAATCAAAACGAAATCAATTCGGACCAATCCATTATCAATTTCTTTTAACGGTCCAATATATTGGGTCATTATCGGTCACTTGATTATCAGTCTATCATCGGCATGGCCTTGATTTTTcatgtataaaaaataaataaaaaatgtaaaaatgtaTGTCCACACACAGTCCAGAAGTTCCATGCAAGGTCGACCCCCATCGTTTCTTTCTCCTAGTCTCAGTCCGCTGAAAAACTACTGTGCACAATTGGCCCAAGTAAAGATGCTTGTAGACCACTGTGGCTTGCTCGACTTATAGCCAAAAAGCTAGGGGCGCTTAAGCTAATGATGCCAACCACGGAGTAAAGAAAATACCGATTGCATTAAGCATTTCAATTCTGAAGATTTAATCCTGAGATTAGACGGGAAAGACTTAATGATCCGTCGCACTTTGAGCTCAATCGTAACTCAAATAACTAAGGTCGATGGAAAAAGTATATATAGTAAACCTTGTTTGGAAAAAGGAAGCCTTTATACTCAACCCGAGTCTGGACACCCCTTTTGGTCTCACCACCTGAAAACCCAGTCCACAAAAAGAAATGGACAGACATTGACAAAAACCATAGCCTAGGCGCATCCAGCCTGGGTCTAGTTCGTGGGGAATTTCATGCTTAAAATTTGATGAACATTAAATTTGGGGATAATTTTCTTGTCACTTAAGTGATGAAATAAGTAGtaactttattttaattatcctTTATCTTATTCCTTATTCCGTGGATTAGATGATTAGTATGAATTGAAGATTGTATGGATAGGTGCACCGTCCCAGGTACCGTGAATGTGGGTTAAATAATGGTTTCAAAATGTTGAAAGGTATTTAATGCAGTTTTTATGTGGAATGACATGATTTATTCtcattgaaaaggaaaaacgTGTTGTACTAAAAGGGTAAGAAAGTAAAATTACTAAAAATCTTGATTACatttccattaattttttttttttttattttggttcaaaCGACCTGTCTTATTGGTCCATCCAATTATCAATTTCGATCTTCTAATTgttctaaaaatcaaaatcaataccGTACCGTTAAAGAATTCTATCAGCTAATTTcaatttgatccaatcaattttGACACTTTGCGTCTATGGTATTGGGATCCTCTTTAATGACTTTTCAATCTCTCACATGCTTGGAATTGCATGTCGATCACCTGAGGGTTGTGGCTGCAAGCACTCGGGTGTTAGACTACATGCATGTGAAAAATtggaagaaaattaaaagaaaaaatcattgaaGAGGATTCAGACCAACGTCTACGACACACTCATCGGCGGTGTCTGATCCAACCTTTCTGGATCCTATGTGATCGTTATTTAGTGCTTTACTCTGGAGCACTAGTTTTGGGCTGGGCATGTCCAGGTCTGGGTCGCACTAGGGTTTCCAGTGGCTCCAGCCCAATCAATGGCTTATTCCACTCTTCTTGTTGGGTAACGCATATTTACCCACCCACAACCCCCCCCAccgcccccaaaaaaaaaaaaaaaaacttcatatGGCATTTTTGTAATTTGGTAAATAGAAAACCATGTTTCCATACGTGATAACACATGCTACAAGGGAATGGATTGTTTatatttctataaaaaaaaaaaaaaaatggattgctTATATGAACCATAGATAGATTGAGGTTGATGGCAACAAGACGAGCATCATAAACAATACTACGAACTtgaaaaaccatgaaaaaaattaggaaattaATAGGGTTGAATCATGCCAGATGGTTGTTGACTTATTGTATTTAAGATTGTAAATATACCTCTGGTACAAATTAGGTTCTTGAGAATCAACCTTCAAGATAAAACGAACACTTCTTAAGACTATACTAATAGTACTGCGTTCATTGATTCACCACTGAAGGACACTAAAAATTGTGCTCAATTGGGCATAACAAAACCATGAATAtaaaaatcaagagaaaataatatttgAGATTATCCCACAAAATTGTTAAAGAAATGGACTAAACATCCTCTCTATATATTAGAGAGGTAAAGACACCACCAATCCAAACACTGTCTTTACCCACAAGACATATTTATTAAACATTCAAATATTTCTTCTAGTAGTCATACACATATTGGTTACTTAGAtgcctattaaaaaaaaaaaaaaaaaatactttaacAAACTTTTTATGAAATAAAACTATTATTTTTAATCATCATTTTAAAAGCATATAAAATTCCAACAAAGATTATGTGTGAGACTACCTTCCATCATTTTTGTTGATGTCTTAATCTTGGATCCCCTAGTCATGTAGATGTTGGAGGAATCTTTAGAACTCGCAATGGAGAAATTATATCAAGGTTCCAAAGTATGTTGAATGATCATATGCATGCCGCTCAATATTTAGTACTGATTAAtaaacggtttgattttgatttttatcaattaaaaCTAATTTAACCATTTAAATCAGAACCAAATCAAGTAACACCCTAAGCTAAAGATAGAAGGCTGGAGTATAGCAAGAGGGCATCTTACTCATTGACCAATTCCTTCTACTCCTATTGATAAAAGGCTGGAGCAGATCAAGAGGGCATCTTATTCCAGTATTCCACACTGACCAATTCCTTCTACTACTCCTACCTTGAAGGTGCATCCACAAACCCCTGGTCAAGAGGATCCAAACATTTTTTCCTAACCATTTTGGTCACGTGTTAGGACAGTTTTCATACGAGGGACCCACCCAAGGATGTTATAAATTCCCCTTCCATGGCAACATGGTTCCAACACACCAAAGCATACCTAAAGCTTTTGTTTGAAAACTCAGACtcctaagaagaagaagaagaagaagaagatgtcgTCCCAGGCTCAGAACCTTAAATCCCAAGCTGGTGAGGCCGTCGGTCAGGCTCAGGTACTACTTGATCACCATCTTCTTATGCATGGCATGGATTATTAATACTAATTCCTTGTATGTTGTTTAATCATGTACCTCTTGGATTTTAACAGGTTAAGAAGGACCAGATGATGAACAGTGCTTCTGGTACTGCCCAAAATGCCATGGGTAAGACGTCTGAAACTGCTCAGAGTGGCCAAGAATCTATGGACCAAACCAAGGACCAAGCATCTGGTTTGCTTCAACAGGTACTACTTATAAACCTGATAACCCATGAAATCAGATTTAACTAGGGCTATTATTATCATCCAATCCAACCCTTTTAATAATAATAGTGTTGTTGCAGACTGGGATGCAAGTGAAGAACATGGCACAAGGAGCAGCTGATGCAGTGAAGAGCACATTGGGGATGAACAGTACTGATCATAACAATCCCATCAACCCAAAGAACCCAACCAACTAGATTTGAGAAATGATTAGCTGATTCCCTTTTActgtttttccttctcatttggTGTTTGTTTCCAAGTTAATATGAGAGATGAGTGGTTTAGACTCAGCGATGCATGCTTCTAATAGAGGagctttttttgttttgttttgttttgttgagGGGTCATATTATTGTTGGATAtgtgtgtccatcaaacccgaATGCCAACAATTATAAGAGAGATCAGTGTGGTGATCTCCTTGATTGAATCTGATTATGTTCATTAACggaataaatttttttgttcccTAGCtgattttcctctctttcttctccacaATGCCCGTGTATTATAGCCCTCTCACATAGTGTTTTTATTCCCCTCTCTCCTACCCCTatgcatggttttaggtatggATATCAATATTGATCATTACGGATATATATTGATCCAGATCAGCTGGTATCAGCCCGCATTAGGTTAGTATCAGGTGCAAATTTAAAGATAAACCACTTTTTGACTAATACTCCTGATCTATGACAGTATCATACTGTGATTAGTTACCTGTGATACTGAAATGTGTATCAATTTTATAATACGATCCCGATTCCTAAATCGATGACCCTAGGCTAGGTAGCGTTGTTTTTCAGTAATAATAACaatgagaaatatttttttacctacACATGTGTATATGTTTGGGGTAGTTATTGGTGTCACACGTATTGTGACATTTACGTAAGGTGCAAAAAGATTTGAACCATCTATTCTAATAGTTTATTCTATTGAAGCCGTCTATTTATGTTCTTAGTTGAAAGACTACACAATATTGTTAGAGGGTTGATGATACAAATACATAATATACATGGGATGtataccaataaaaaatgatattttattgaAAGAGAAGGGATAGGAACACTGCTCGCTCCGGGTAGGTTGGCAAGCAACATGCACATGAGAAGGGGGAACATGGGAAGGTAGAAGGGTATTTTCACTAGAAGGGAGGAGAGGGGCAAACACAAGCTGGGACATTGCTAGGTTCTCACGAGACTCTTAAATTTGACAGGTGACTAATCGAAACTTTATCTTTCCTATCCAACCATCATAATAGACACATCATCTATCCACATGATTGATCAGACCCCGTGggatttaaaaaattaacaCGCCCTTTGTGACAATAATGTTTGCTATATGTAAATCAATGTTGTATTATTATACATCAATTATGATAGTCAATTATTAACCTTTAGCCCTTATCTTGCACCCATTTTATATGCATATGAAAACTAGAAGGCGGGCTGAACCCACGGCCTTAAGCCTAGCCTCAGTTCGGCCAGATCTTGTGCCTACAAAAGCCCAACCCTAGCTCACCCCGCAAGCTGAATAGCCCAACCTAAGCCCTAAAAATTATGATATGCTTTGGGTGGCTTCGGAGCGACAATGCCATACTTGCATCACTGCTTAGGAACAAGGTACAGGATTCGGACATATCCTTCAATCACCTAATAACTATGGTTTAAGGGTTTTTTTACAAAAAGGGGTTTCCCAACAAGCGGAATAGAGGACCGTATTAATGAGGTATGACAAAATAGTATATATTGGAGGGCAATGGagttatttcatgtgagaagcAGAGAGAGAAACATAGAGATGCTATCATACTTTGCCCGATGACTTGGAGTACCTCATCCCCCCACCCTGAAAAAAAGGATGAAATATTATCATCacaataatataatattatatttctAAACATCATAAGACACATATTCTGCCATATAGATAGATGATTATGTACATTCTGACAGTTAGATAGAGAAGATATGATCGTGTTTAGTCACATATCTAATTTCAGTCTTATTTAGTTTAACATTCCCATATATATTTTTGCATCTCATGTATGTCATGCATGTGTATAAATACTTTTGCTATTATTAATATGTACTTTCCCTTTgttctagaaagaaaaaaaaattgttctttcTCAACTCTATGTTGGAATAGTCAATTTTTTCAATTCTTGCTTACAAACAAGGCAACAATGTAGCCGATGCTCTAGCCTCTTCTGGTTCTCTAACTAGTTTTTTGTTATTTGGGATAGCATTTCTCCCTGGCATATTCCCTTATCTTTGATTCAAATGTTGCGGGTACGTAGTCTTCTATATAATTGGctcatttctatttctagtcCAATTCTTTCCTTGCATGCAATGCgtgtatattttcaaaatccagTGATAGTGAAAGTTTTCTGAAATTCAAATCCATTTAATCCCTCAAAGGCATCATTATTCCATAATcgttgaattttgaaaatgtacTAGGATCATGTTGATATAGAGAATTGAAGACGGGCAAGATCCATCTTCTATCCATCTTCTACTATTGTTGTAAATATTATTCCTACTTCAATATAAGtatattttctataaaaataaaaaaaataaaaagggatagcatagttggtgagcaacgtatgcttttagtgaaagtttaaTGGTTATCATTTAACcccttaacaaaaaaaaaaagacaattttgATAGAATAATTATAAAAGTGGATGACTCGGATCTATCATATTATTTTATAAAACATCACAATCAGCTGAGTCAATGACACCAATAACTattaaagaaagggagagggttttGTGAGCAAGCAAGGTTCATAATGATTTTttcaatcatttaaaaaaataatataataatcccATGTGTGAGAGCGTGCAATACATCTCAAGCTCAATGAACCTTTTccctaaagaaagaaaagtaaatcgtgaaCCTAATTTTTAGGGGAAAAGACTATTAAACTATGTGGCAGTGGCACCAGTGCTATACATGAAAA
It encodes the following:
- the LOC122087693 gene encoding late embryogenesis abundant protein 2-like yields the protein MSSQAQNLKSQAGEAVGQAQVKKDQMMNSASGTAQNAMGKTSETAQSGQESMDQTKDQASGLLQQTGMQVKNMAQGAADAVKSTLGMNSTDHNNPINPKNPTN